The following are from one region of the Sandaracinus amylolyticus genome:
- a CDS encoding class II glutamine amidotransferase: protein MGRLIGYMANRTDRLADALTEERIAVGPASDIDADAWGIGFYQGGEVLHKKRPRSDRDSLAWSEVAGNVRSDCAVIHFRTATVGDYRSENTHPFRMRQWIFAHNGTVSGFDAVRQAMLEPMPDFLQRNIRGTTDSEHVFHALLSFLHDRGQLDNPDIDSKIVLGAIRSTIALVDRLVSEIGAPPATLGFVLTNGRQMYAVRRGGPMHFVERDLLGEARSPASTFRYVMVASNGPEAPPDWRALKEGQALVIGRDLSTSTVDL from the coding sequence ATGGGACGTCTGATCGGGTACATGGCGAACCGGACGGACCGCCTCGCGGACGCGCTCACCGAGGAGAGGATCGCCGTCGGTCCTGCGTCCGACATCGATGCCGACGCCTGGGGCATCGGCTTCTATCAGGGCGGCGAAGTCCTCCACAAGAAGCGGCCACGGTCGGACCGTGACTCGCTCGCCTGGAGCGAGGTCGCGGGGAACGTGCGCAGCGATTGCGCCGTGATCCACTTCCGCACCGCCACCGTGGGCGACTACCGCTCCGAGAACACGCATCCGTTCCGGATGCGCCAGTGGATCTTCGCGCACAACGGCACGGTCAGCGGCTTCGACGCGGTGCGCCAGGCGATGCTCGAGCCGATGCCGGACTTCCTGCAGCGGAACATCCGCGGCACGACCGACAGCGAGCACGTCTTCCACGCGCTGCTCTCGTTCCTCCACGACCGCGGCCAGCTCGACAACCCCGACATCGACTCGAAGATCGTGCTCGGCGCGATCCGCTCGACGATCGCGCTGGTCGATCGCCTGGTCTCGGAGATCGGCGCCCCGCCCGCGACGCTCGGGTTCGTGCTCACCAACGGCCGCCAGATGTACGCGGTGCGTCGCGGCGGTCCGATGCACTTCGTCGAGCGCGATCTGCTCGGTGAGGCACGCAGCCCGGCGAGCACGTTCCGCTACGTGATGGTCGCGAGCAACGGGCCCGAGGCACCGCCCGACTGGCGCGCGCTGAAGGAAGGCCAGGCGCTCGTGATCGGGCGCGATCTCTCGACGTCGACCGTCGATCTCTGA
- the cutA gene encoding divalent-cation tolerance protein CutA, giving the protein MSDDAIVILCTVPSVEVGETLGHSLVEARLAACVNVIPGLRSIYRWKGEVQIDAEAQCLIKTRASLFERVRDHVLASHPYETPEIVALPIIRGSDAYLAWIASETA; this is encoded by the coding sequence ATGAGCGACGACGCGATCGTGATCCTCTGCACCGTGCCGAGCGTCGAAGTGGGCGAGACGCTCGGGCACTCGCTGGTCGAAGCGCGCCTCGCCGCGTGCGTGAACGTGATCCCCGGCCTTCGCTCGATCTACCGCTGGAAGGGCGAGGTGCAGATCGACGCCGAGGCGCAGTGCCTGATCAAGACGCGCGCATCGCTCTTCGAGCGTGTGCGTGATCACGTGCTCGCGAGCCATCCGTACGAGACGCCGGAGATCGTCGCGCTCCCGATCATCCGCGGATCGGACGCGTACCTCGCGTGGATCGCGAGCGAGACCGCTTAG
- a CDS encoding Tim44 domain-containing protein, giving the protein MLARGRAAIAWLVIVGCAPSVPPVRAPSAPSTHRDPPAHVPAPESAPSTGELVGVVAAGGEDQARELLVALVTAIVEGDRETLEATLGEEVFHGGSLRAGRTRTRTSGSAFAGQLLTRARMTRLPPDARFEDLVEVESIRVEPIATSIAGEPLASELQPGDLVMHFELTSAGRDPLVDLTHEGHGALIVRPGEDPRVIAR; this is encoded by the coding sequence ATGCTCGCGCGAGGGCGCGCGGCGATCGCGTGGCTCGTGATCGTCGGCTGCGCGCCGAGCGTGCCTCCGGTGCGCGCTCCGAGCGCGCCCTCGACCCATCGCGATCCACCGGCGCACGTGCCCGCGCCCGAGAGCGCCCCGAGCACCGGTGAGCTCGTCGGCGTGGTCGCGGCGGGCGGCGAGGATCAAGCGCGCGAGCTGCTCGTCGCGCTCGTCACCGCGATCGTCGAGGGCGATCGCGAGACCCTCGAGGCGACGCTCGGTGAGGAGGTCTTCCACGGCGGCTCGCTGCGCGCGGGGCGCACGCGGACGCGGACCTCGGGCAGCGCGTTCGCCGGTCAGCTGCTCACGCGAGCCCGAATGACGCGGCTGCCGCCCGATGCGCGCTTCGAGGATCTCGTCGAGGTCGAGTCGATCCGAGTGGAGCCGATCGCCACGAGCATCGCGGGCGAGCCGCTCGCGTCCGAGCTGCAGCCCGGCGATCTCGTGATGCACTTCGAGCTGACGAGCGCAGGGCGCGACCCGCTCGTCGATCTCACGCACGAAGGGCACGGCGCGCTGATCGTGCGGCCCGGAGAAGATCCCCGCGTCATCGCGCGATAG
- a CDS encoding patatin-like phospholipase family protein, which yields MSSTPRVAFVGSGGATKGIAHLGVLKAMEELGLAPDVFVGASTGAIAGAFFAEGFTADQMVDWLRPFWMRNDKDGALKGRYFLGAPNKDQWRSPGWLTSGLFSIDRFERFLRERLPVNDFRKLTRPLLVTATDVDGRGRVVFGKGYLDDVPISQAVAASSCVPVLFRPYRIGDRYYMDGELVRTLSIDLAVEAGADVVVISNVYRPHVTRPGETSLVHGGVGAMIRQTANVILSEKEKRGIDLIHRLYPHLTILNVSADLGRYSFLDRGNARHLLQRGYREALKVLAAAKQRGVFDVRSNVRTIGKA from the coding sequence ATGAGCTCGACACCGCGCGTCGCCTTCGTGGGCTCCGGGGGAGCGACCAAGGGCATCGCCCACCTGGGCGTGCTCAAGGCGATGGAAGAGCTCGGCCTCGCGCCAGACGTCTTCGTCGGCGCGAGCACAGGCGCGATCGCGGGCGCGTTCTTCGCGGAAGGCTTCACCGCGGATCAAATGGTCGACTGGCTGCGTCCGTTCTGGATGCGCAACGACAAGGACGGAGCGCTCAAGGGCCGCTACTTCCTCGGCGCGCCGAACAAGGATCAGTGGCGCTCGCCGGGGTGGCTCACGAGCGGTCTCTTCTCGATCGATCGCTTCGAGCGCTTCCTGCGCGAGCGCCTGCCGGTCAACGACTTCCGCAAGCTCACGCGCCCTCTGCTCGTGACCGCGACCGACGTCGACGGGCGCGGGCGCGTGGTGTTCGGCAAGGGCTACCTCGACGACGTGCCGATCAGCCAGGCCGTCGCGGCGAGCTCGTGCGTGCCGGTGCTGTTCCGGCCCTATCGCATCGGCGATCGGTACTACATGGACGGCGAGCTGGTGCGCACGCTGTCGATCGATCTCGCGGTCGAGGCGGGCGCGGACGTCGTCGTGATCTCGAACGTGTACCGCCCCCACGTGACGCGCCCCGGCGAGACGTCGCTGGTGCACGGCGGCGTGGGCGCGATGATCCGCCAGACCGCGAACGTGATCCTGAGCGAGAAGGAGAAGCGCGGGATCGATCTGATCCATCGCCTCTATCCGCACCTCACGATCCTCAACGTGTCGGCGGACCTCGGTCGTTATTCGTTCCTCGATCGCGGCAACGCGCGACACCTGCTCCAGCGCGGCTATCGCGAGGCGCTCAAGGTGCTCGCGGCGGCGAAGCAGCGCGGCGTGTTCGACGTGCGCTCGAACGTGCGCACGATCGGCAAGGCCTAA